One segment of Stenotrophomonas sp. SAU14A_NAIMI4_8 DNA contains the following:
- a CDS encoding acyl-CoA dehydrogenase family protein, translating into MDFSFTEEQLMLQDVARRIAQEKIAPSAEHHDRTGEFPLENIRLLGENGLMGIEVPTEYGGAGMDPIAYVLAMVEVAAGDAAHSTIMSVNNSLFCNGILTHGSEAQKQKYVRAIAEGEAIGAFALTEPQSGSDATAMRCRAVKQADGTYVINGKKSWITSGPVAKYIVLFAMSEPDKGARGITAFLVDTDKAGFGRGKTEPKLGIRASATCEIEFNDYVAQPDEVLGQEGEGFKIAMGVLDAGRIGIASQAIGIARAAYEATIEYVKDRKAFGAAIGTFQMTQAKIADMKCKLDAALLLTLRAAWVKGEGKRFSNEAAIAKLTASEAAMWITHQAVQIHGGMGYSKEMPLERYFRDAKITEIYEGTSEIQRLVIARNETGLR; encoded by the coding sequence GTGGATTTCAGCTTTACCGAAGAGCAGTTGATGCTGCAGGACGTGGCGCGGCGCATCGCGCAGGAAAAGATCGCCCCCAGCGCGGAGCACCATGACCGCACCGGCGAGTTCCCCCTTGAGAACATCCGCCTGCTGGGCGAGAACGGCCTGATGGGCATCGAAGTGCCGACCGAGTACGGTGGCGCGGGCATGGACCCGATCGCTTACGTGCTGGCGATGGTGGAAGTGGCCGCCGGCGATGCCGCGCATTCGACCATCATGTCGGTGAACAATTCGCTGTTCTGCAACGGCATCCTGACCCACGGCAGCGAGGCGCAGAAGCAGAAGTATGTGCGCGCCATTGCCGAGGGCGAGGCCATCGGCGCCTTCGCGCTGACCGAGCCGCAGTCCGGTTCCGATGCCACCGCCATGCGCTGCCGCGCGGTGAAGCAGGCCGACGGCACCTACGTGATCAACGGCAAGAAGAGCTGGATCACCTCCGGCCCGGTGGCCAAGTACATCGTGCTGTTCGCGATGAGCGAGCCGGACAAGGGCGCGCGTGGCATTACCGCCTTCCTGGTGGACACCGACAAGGCCGGCTTCGGCCGCGGCAAGACCGAGCCGAAGCTGGGCATCCGTGCGTCGGCCACCTGCGAGATCGAGTTCAACGATTACGTGGCGCAGCCCGATGAAGTGCTGGGCCAGGAAGGCGAGGGCTTCAAGATCGCCATGGGCGTGCTCGACGCCGGCCGTATCGGCATTGCCTCGCAGGCGATCGGCATTGCCCGTGCTGCGTATGAAGCCACGATCGAATACGTGAAGGACCGCAAGGCCTTCGGCGCGGCCATCGGCACCTTCCAGATGACCCAGGCCAAGATTGCCGACATGAAGTGCAAGCTGGACGCAGCGCTGCTGCTGACCCTGCGCGCGGCGTGGGTGAAGGGCGAGGGCAAGCGCTTCAGCAACGAGGCGGCCATCGCCAAGCTGACCGCCTCGGAAGCGGCGATGTGGATCACCCACCAGGCGGTGCAGATCCACGGCGGCATGGGCTATTCCAAGGAAATGCCGCTGGAGCGCTACTTCCGTGATGCCAAGATCACCGAGATCTACGAAGGCACCTCGGAAATCCAACGCCTGGTGATCGCCCGCAACGAGACGGGGCTGCGCTGA
- a CDS encoding metalloregulator ArsR/SmtB family transcription factor — protein sequence MDLEDWSTRLKVFADATRVRLLALLEQEELTVAELSAITRLAQPRVSTHLARLKEAGLVRDRRSGVSAYYRFDEAQLDPAQRALWHALSNGSDDPLLRQDAERVAAVLAHRAADQNWADSVAGDMERHYSPGRTWEALARTALPLLETGDVLDIASGDGVLAELVAPHAKRYICIDTSARVVAAASERLRRLPNVEVREGDMHALPFKDRSFDLVVLMHALTYASKPAQAVTEAARVLRPGGRLLLCSLARHEHKAAVEAYGHVNLGFSDKELRKFVDKAGLQVSSLETVTREKRPPHFEVISLIANKP from the coding sequence ATGGATCTGGAAGACTGGTCGACCCGCCTGAAGGTGTTCGCCGACGCCACCCGCGTGCGCCTGCTGGCGCTGCTGGAGCAGGAAGAGCTGACCGTGGCCGAGTTGTCGGCCATCACCCGGCTGGCACAGCCGCGGGTGTCCACCCATCTGGCGCGGCTGAAGGAAGCCGGCCTGGTACGCGACCGCCGCTCGGGCGTGTCGGCCTACTACCGCTTCGACGAGGCCCAGCTGGACCCGGCGCAGCGTGCATTGTGGCATGCCCTGAGCAATGGAAGCGATGATCCGCTGCTGCGCCAGGATGCTGAACGCGTGGCCGCCGTGCTGGCCCACCGCGCCGCCGACCAGAACTGGGCCGACAGCGTGGCCGGCGACATGGAACGCCACTATTCCCCGGGCCGCACCTGGGAGGCGCTGGCGCGCACCGCACTGCCGCTGCTGGAAACCGGCGACGTGCTGGACATCGCTTCCGGCGATGGCGTGCTGGCCGAGCTGGTGGCCCCGCATGCCAAGCGCTACATCTGCATCGACACCAGCGCGCGCGTGGTGGCCGCGGCCAGCGAGCGCCTGCGCCGCCTGCCCAACGTGGAAGTGCGCGAAGGCGACATGCATGCCCTGCCCTTCAAGGACCGCAGCTTCGACCTGGTGGTGCTGATGCACGCGCTGACCTATGCCAGCAAGCCGGCACAGGCGGTGACCGAGGCGGCCCGCGTGCTGCGCCCGGGCGGTCGCCTGCTGCTGTGCAGCCTGGCCCGCCACGAACACAAGGCGGCGGTGGAAGCCTATGGCCACGTCAATCTCGGTTTCAGCGACAAGGAACTGCGCAAGTTCGTGGACAAGGCCGGCCTGCAGGTATCGAGCCTGGAAACGGTGACCCGCGAAAAGCGCCCGCCGCACTTTGAAGTCATTTCGCTGATCGCCAACAAACCCTGA
- a CDS encoding homocysteine S-methyltransferase family protein: MSSLPWLHPERANALLDALRARILIIDGAMGTMIQRHGLQEADYRGERFADGYDHSHGPGCDHGAPEGHDLKGNNDLLLLTRPQVIADIHTAYLQAGADLVETNTFNATSVSQADYHLEHLVYELNKAGAAVARACCDAVQASTPDKPRFVIGVLGPTSRTASISPDVNDPGFRNTSFDALRDTYREAIDGLIDGGADTLMVETIFDTLNAKAALYAIEEAFDARGARLPIMISGTITDASGRTLSGQTAEAFHASLAHSRPLSIGLNCALGADAMRPHVETLAQVAHCYVSAHPNAGLPNAFGEYDETPEEMAATLRSFAEDGLLNLVGGCCGSTPDHIRAIAQAVAGLPPRAVPGAQEQQAA, from the coding sequence GTGTCCAGCCTGCCGTGGTTGCATCCCGAACGTGCCAACGCCCTGCTTGACGCCCTGCGCGCGCGCATCCTGATCATCGATGGTGCAATGGGCACGATGATCCAGCGCCACGGTCTGCAGGAAGCGGACTACCGCGGCGAACGCTTCGCCGATGGCTACGACCACAGCCACGGCCCCGGCTGCGACCATGGCGCGCCGGAAGGCCATGACCTGAAGGGCAACAACGATCTGCTGCTGCTGACCCGGCCGCAGGTCATCGCCGACATCCACACCGCCTACCTGCAGGCCGGCGCGGATCTGGTGGAAACCAATACGTTCAACGCGACCTCGGTCAGCCAGGCCGACTACCACCTGGAACACCTGGTGTACGAACTGAACAAGGCCGGTGCCGCCGTGGCGCGCGCCTGCTGCGATGCGGTGCAGGCCAGCACCCCGGACAAGCCGCGCTTCGTGATCGGCGTACTCGGCCCGACCAGCCGCACCGCCTCGATCAGCCCGGACGTGAACGATCCCGGCTTCCGCAACACCAGCTTCGATGCGCTGCGCGATACCTATCGCGAAGCCATTGACGGCCTGATCGATGGCGGCGCGGACACCCTGATGGTCGAAACCATCTTCGACACACTGAACGCCAAGGCCGCCCTGTACGCCATCGAAGAGGCCTTCGATGCGCGCGGTGCGCGGCTGCCCATCATGATCTCCGGCACGATTACCGATGCCTCCGGGCGCACCCTGTCCGGGCAGACCGCCGAAGCCTTCCACGCCTCGCTGGCGCATTCGCGGCCGCTGTCGATCGGCCTGAACTGCGCGCTGGGCGCCGACGCGATGCGCCCGCATGTGGAAACCCTGGCCCAGGTCGCCCACTGCTACGTCAGCGCGCACCCCAACGCCGGCCTGCCCAATGCCTTCGGCGAATACGATGAAACGCCCGAGGAAATGGCCGCCACGCTGCGCAGCTTTGCCGAAGATGGGCTGCTGAACCTGGTCGGGGGTTGCTGCGGCTCCACCCCGGACCATATCCGTGCCATCGCCCAGGCCGTGGCCGGGCTGCCACCGCGCGCGGTGCCCGGCGCACAGGAGCAGCAGGCCGCATGA
- the metH gene encoding methionine synthase, producing the protein MSTTPYTRLSGLEPLVITPDLLFVNVGERTNVTGSAQFRKLIKEGRYEEAVDVARQQVASGAQILDVNMDEGLIDSEAAMTRYLNLIMSEPDIARIPVMVDSSKWSVIEAGLKCLQGKSVVNSISLKEGEALFREHARKVLRYGAAAVVMAFDETGQADTSARKVEICTRAYRILVDEIGFPPQDIIFDPNIFAVATGIEEHDNYAVDFIEATRIIKQTLPHCHVSGGVSNVSFSFRGNETVRQAIHSVFLYHAIAAGMDMGIVNAGAMPIYDELEPDLRERVEDVILNRRSDATERLLEIAERYKGKKGAARTEDLSWREKPVAQRLAHALVHGLDAWVEEDTELARQGSSRPLDVIEGPLMDGMNIVGDLFGAGKMFLPQVVKSARVMKKAVAYLLPYIEAEKARSGDTAKSNGRIIMATVKGDVHDIGKNIVGVVLACNNFEVIDLGVMVPAQKILHAAREHNADLVGLSGLITPSLEEMSHVAREMQRQGFDLPLLIGGATTSRAHTALKIDPHYQAPTVWVKDASRAVGVAQSLISRELRDAFVAANEADYAEIRARHRNRGDAKRLVSLEHARGQKFQGGWDSYTPPAPKQPGLHVFDDYPLAELVDYIDWTPFFQAWELAGKFPAILTDEIVGPQASDLYRDARAMLARIVDEQWLTAKAVFGLWPANSVGDDVRVQHPSGETTLHFLRQQVDKPAERPDFCLADFIAPADSGKQDWIGAFAVTAGIGIDAHVARFEADHDDYNAILLKALADRFAEALAERLHQRVRTGFWGYDHAETLDNDALIDEQYRGIRPAPGYPACPEHSEKRRLFDLLQAQTHASMELTESFAMLPTAAVSGYYFSHPQSQYFVVGRLSREQVTDYARRKGVERAQAERWLASNLDYDPE; encoded by the coding sequence ATGAGCACCACGCCCTACACCCGACTGTCCGGCCTGGAACCACTGGTCATCACCCCCGACCTGCTGTTCGTCAACGTCGGCGAACGCACCAACGTCACCGGCAGCGCGCAGTTCCGCAAGCTCATCAAGGAAGGCCGCTACGAAGAGGCGGTGGACGTTGCCCGGCAGCAGGTGGCCAGCGGCGCGCAGATCCTCGATGTGAACATGGACGAAGGCCTGATCGATTCGGAAGCGGCGATGACCCGCTACCTGAACCTGATCATGTCCGAGCCGGACATCGCGCGCATTCCGGTGATGGTCGATTCGTCGAAGTGGAGCGTGATCGAAGCCGGCCTGAAGTGCCTGCAGGGCAAGAGCGTGGTCAACTCGATCTCGCTGAAGGAAGGCGAAGCCCTGTTCCGCGAGCACGCGCGCAAGGTGCTGCGCTACGGCGCTGCCGCGGTGGTGATGGCCTTCGACGAAACCGGCCAGGCCGACACCTCCGCGCGCAAGGTGGAGATCTGCACCCGCGCCTACCGCATCCTGGTCGATGAGATCGGCTTCCCGCCGCAGGACATCATCTTCGACCCGAACATCTTCGCCGTGGCCACCGGCATCGAAGAACACGACAACTATGCGGTGGACTTCATCGAAGCCACCCGCATCATCAAGCAGACCCTGCCGCACTGCCATGTCTCCGGCGGCGTCTCCAACGTGTCGTTCTCGTTCCGTGGCAACGAGACGGTACGCCAGGCCATCCATTCGGTCTTCCTGTACCACGCCATTGCCGCCGGCATGGACATGGGCATCGTCAACGCCGGCGCCATGCCGATCTACGACGAGCTGGAACCGGACCTGCGCGAGCGCGTGGAGGATGTGATCCTCAACCGCCGCAGCGACGCCACCGAGCGCCTGCTGGAGATTGCCGAGCGCTACAAGGGCAAAAAGGGCGCGGCCAGGACCGAGGACCTGTCCTGGCGTGAAAAACCGGTGGCGCAGCGCCTGGCGCATGCGCTTGTGCACGGCCTGGATGCCTGGGTGGAAGAAGACACCGAACTGGCGCGGCAGGGCTCCAGCCGCCCGCTGGACGTGATCGAAGGCCCATTGATGGATGGCATGAACATCGTCGGCGACCTGTTCGGGGCCGGCAAGATGTTCCTGCCGCAGGTAGTCAAATCCGCGCGCGTGATGAAGAAAGCGGTGGCCTACCTGCTGCCGTACATCGAGGCCGAAAAGGCACGCAGCGGCGATACCGCCAAGAGCAACGGCCGCATCATCATGGCCACGGTGAAGGGCGATGTGCATGACATCGGCAAGAACATCGTCGGCGTGGTCCTGGCCTGCAACAACTTCGAAGTGATCGACCTGGGCGTGATGGTGCCGGCGCAGAAGATCCTCCACGCCGCGCGCGAACACAACGCCGATCTGGTCGGCCTGTCCGGCCTGATCACCCCCTCGCTGGAGGAGATGAGCCACGTTGCCCGCGAAATGCAGCGGCAGGGCTTCGACCTGCCCTTGCTGATCGGCGGCGCCACCACCTCGCGCGCGCACACCGCGCTGAAGATCGACCCGCATTACCAGGCCCCCACCGTGTGGGTGAAGGATGCCTCGCGCGCGGTGGGCGTTGCACAGTCGCTGATCTCGCGCGAGCTGCGCGATGCCTTCGTGGCCGCCAACGAAGCGGACTATGCCGAGATCCGCGCGCGCCATCGCAACCGCGGTGACGCCAAGCGCCTGGTCAGCCTGGAACATGCACGCGGGCAGAAGTTCCAGGGCGGCTGGGACAGCTACACCCCGCCTGCGCCGAAGCAGCCTGGCCTGCATGTCTTCGATGACTACCCGTTGGCCGAGCTGGTCGACTACATCGACTGGACCCCGTTCTTCCAGGCCTGGGAACTGGCCGGCAAGTTCCCGGCGATCCTGACCGACGAGATCGTCGGCCCCCAGGCCAGCGATCTGTACCGCGATGCGCGGGCGATGCTGGCGCGCATCGTGGACGAGCAGTGGCTGACCGCCAAGGCGGTGTTCGGCCTGTGGCCGGCCAACAGCGTGGGCGATGATGTCCGCGTGCAGCACCCGTCAGGTGAGACCACCCTGCACTTCCTGCGCCAGCAGGTGGACAAGCCGGCCGAGCGCCCCGACTTCTGCCTGGCCGATTTCATCGCCCCCGCCGACAGCGGCAAACAGGACTGGATCGGCGCATTCGCAGTCACCGCCGGCATCGGCATCGATGCACACGTGGCCCGCTTCGAGGCCGACCACGATGACTACAACGCGATCCTGCTGAAGGCGCTGGCCGACCGCTTCGCTGAAGCGCTGGCCGAACGCCTGCACCAGCGGGTGCGCACCGGGTTCTGGGGCTACGACCATGCCGAGACGCTCGACAACGACGCGCTGATCGACGAGCAGTACCGCGGCATCCGCCCCGCCCCGGGCTACCCGGCCTGCCCCGAGCACAGCGAGAAGCGCCGGCTGTTCGATCTGCTGCAGGCACAAACCCACGCCAGCATGGAACTGACCGAAAGCTTCGCTATGCTGCCCACCGCTGCCGTGTCGGGCTATTACTTCAGCCACCCGCAGAGTCAGTACTTCGTGGTCGGCCGCCTGAGCCGTGAACAGGTGACCGACTACGCGCGGCGCAAGGGCGTGGAGCGTGCACAGGCCGAGCGCTGGCTGGCGTCGAACCTGGATTACGACCCCGAATAG
- a CDS encoding amidohydrolase family protein translates to MRPTRLWALLLAATAAVPAPAQPILLENARVFDGRRDLGITPVLIDGERIVHVGTPLPAAATAARRIDYQGKTLLPGLVSNHAHVGNTEGLQHGDRYYTRDNVVRDLRQFQRYGITTVTALGMNGPAFFDIRKEVNASPALGAQLYGAGAGIGAFAGAPPAAAMGLAHDPVARPRNAEEARAAVATQQADGVDVIKLWVDSLGGKFPMMAPEIYRAAIAEAHARGLKVAAHIHDLDQARDLVDARVDIIAHGIRDRAVDPMLARKMHDQGTWYIATVNIDEANYWYAENPQALQQPFLRDALPAAVRARWQQPQWQREQLAGANIPGARAAVAMNLENLRRLSAAKVKFGFGTDAGAMPQRVIGFAEHRELKLLTEAGFSPAQALQTATADAATLLGMDDRGRIAAGKRADLLVLDADPLADIGNTQHIHAVWQAGQAVER, encoded by the coding sequence ATGCGACCGACCCGCCTGTGGGCGCTGCTGCTTGCCGCCACCGCCGCCGTTCCTGCCCCCGCGCAGCCGATCCTGCTGGAAAATGCCCGGGTATTCGACGGCCGCCGCGACCTGGGCATTACCCCGGTCCTGATCGACGGCGAGCGCATCGTGCATGTCGGCACGCCGCTGCCGGCCGCCGCCACCGCAGCCCGGCGCATCGACTACCAGGGCAAGACCCTGCTGCCCGGCCTGGTCAGCAACCACGCGCACGTGGGCAACACCGAAGGGCTGCAGCACGGTGATCGCTATTACACCCGCGACAACGTGGTGCGCGACCTGCGCCAATTCCAGCGCTACGGCATCACCACCGTCACCGCGCTGGGCATGAACGGCCCGGCCTTCTTCGATATCCGCAAGGAAGTGAACGCCTCGCCCGCGCTGGGCGCGCAGCTGTACGGCGCTGGCGCCGGCATCGGTGCCTTCGCCGGTGCACCGCCGGCGGCCGCGATGGGCCTGGCCCACGACCCGGTGGCGCGGCCACGCAATGCCGAAGAAGCCCGCGCCGCCGTCGCCACGCAGCAGGCCGACGGCGTGGACGTGATCAAGCTCTGGGTGGATTCGCTGGGCGGCAAGTTCCCGATGATGGCGCCGGAGATCTACCGCGCCGCCATTGCCGAGGCCCACGCGCGCGGCCTGAAGGTGGCCGCGCACATCCACGACCTTGACCAGGCGCGCGACCTGGTGGATGCACGCGTGGACATCATCGCCCACGGTATCCGCGATCGCGCGGTGGACCCGATGCTGGCGCGGAAAATGCACGACCAGGGCACCTGGTACATCGCCACGGTGAACATCGACGAAGCCAACTACTGGTATGCGGAAAACCCGCAGGCACTGCAGCAGCCGTTCCTGCGCGATGCCCTGCCCGCTGCGGTGCGCGCGCGCTGGCAGCAGCCGCAGTGGCAGCGCGAGCAGCTGGCCGGGGCCAACATTCCCGGTGCGCGCGCAGCGGTGGCGATGAACCTGGAAAACTTGCGCCGACTGAGCGCGGCCAAGGTGAAGTTCGGTTTCGGCACCGATGCCGGGGCGATGCCGCAGCGGGTGATTGGATTTGCCGAACACCGCGAACTGAAGCTGCTGACCGAGGCCGGCTTCAGCCCGGCCCAGGCCCTGCAGACCGCCACCGCCGACGCCGCCACGCTGCTGGGCATGGACGATCGCGGCCGCATTGCCGCCGGCAAGCGTGCCGACCTGCTGGTGCTCGATGCCGATCCCCTGGCCGACATCGGCAATACACAGCACATCCACGCCGTGTGGCAGGCCGGGCAAGCGGTCGAGCGCTGA
- a CDS encoding acyltransferase family protein, with the protein MSTDPSRGYVPHIDGLRAIAVLAVIVFHLDPAWLPGGFTGVDVFFVISGFVVSASVHRLPALSWRASMLRFYARRVRRIAPALVACLLATAVASVLFIPDSWLSEASDKTGLMAFFGLSNWVLAAVGNDYFAPKAEFNPYTHTWSLGVEEQFYLLFPLLFLAWARGPRGRWLSLALFAAVSVGSLLHAALLGLRDAPPAWAFYATSTRLWQLGVGVLLFQLLHVADRGEPGSAAPVVRWRWAWSALALLSLGALGWALWTARAGRSPWPDGVLPALATAGLLLALHQHPQAWIARLLASAPMRRIGLLSYSLYLWHWPVFVLMRWTVGLETALQMAAASALVALLAWISWRWIEQPFRGPRWQHLAPGRWVAAGVLTLLLAGGLQALLYWQSPLLSLSTVSRHPADWYPDGKSVAADYPGCALQVSKHRYPGGSARTFARGDCPRAGAVQGPAQVFLAGDSHAMAYRELLQRLALETGSTVSLYGRGGCPQISLQQWRGAGAGCAEHDAAVRADIAARAQPGDVVVLVSLRVPRLSDQYVLFDAQAQLAGERSAQAAAGRNAEVAEAIAQWLPLAQRGVRIVIEAPKPVLPAPPYRCSDRFNAGNAVCRNGLDIARADMEALRAPMLGSLQQVVDGLPGAVLWDPLPDLCTATTCAAQRDGRPLFFDGDHLSGHGNRVLLPSLQRVLQP; encoded by the coding sequence ATGTCCACTGATCCAAGCCGCGGCTACGTGCCGCACATTGACGGCCTGCGCGCGATTGCCGTGCTGGCCGTCATCGTGTTCCACCTCGATCCGGCCTGGCTGCCGGGTGGCTTCACCGGGGTAGACGTGTTCTTCGTCATCTCCGGCTTCGTGGTCAGTGCGTCGGTGCATCGCCTGCCGGCCCTGTCCTGGCGCGCCTCGATGCTGCGCTTCTATGCGCGCCGGGTACGCCGCATCGCGCCTGCGCTGGTGGCCTGCCTGCTGGCGACGGCCGTGGCCAGCGTGTTGTTCATTCCCGATTCGTGGCTGAGCGAAGCATCCGACAAGACCGGGTTGATGGCCTTCTTCGGGCTGAGCAACTGGGTGCTGGCGGCCGTTGGCAACGACTACTTCGCGCCCAAGGCCGAGTTCAATCCCTATACGCACACGTGGTCGCTGGGCGTGGAAGAGCAGTTCTACCTGCTGTTCCCGCTGCTGTTCCTGGCCTGGGCCCGCGGCCCGCGCGGCCGTTGGCTGAGCCTTGCGCTGTTCGCCGCGGTAAGCGTGGGCTCGTTGCTGCATGCGGCCCTGCTGGGGTTGCGTGATGCGCCGCCGGCCTGGGCGTTCTATGCCACCAGCACCCGCTTGTGGCAGCTGGGCGTGGGCGTTCTGCTGTTCCAGCTGCTGCATGTGGCCGATCGTGGTGAGCCTGGCAGTGCTGCACCGGTGGTCCGTTGGCGCTGGGCGTGGTCAGCGTTGGCCCTGCTGTCGCTGGGCGCACTGGGGTGGGCGCTGTGGACGGCGCGCGCCGGGCGCTCGCCGTGGCCGGACGGCGTGCTGCCGGCGCTTGCCACCGCCGGCCTGCTGCTGGCCCTGCACCAGCACCCGCAGGCATGGATCGCGCGGCTGTTGGCCAGTGCGCCGATGCGGCGGATCGGCCTGCTGTCCTATTCGCTGTACCTGTGGCATTGGCCGGTGTTCGTGCTGATGCGCTGGACCGTGGGCCTGGAAACCGCCCTGCAGATGGCCGCGGCCAGTGCGCTGGTGGCGCTGCTGGCATGGATCTCGTGGCGCTGGATCGAGCAGCCCTTCCGTGGCCCCAGGTGGCAGCATCTTGCACCCGGGCGCTGGGTGGCCGCCGGCGTGCTGACCCTGCTGCTGGCCGGTGGCCTGCAGGCGTTGCTGTACTGGCAGTCGCCCCTGCTGTCACTGAGCACGGTCAGTCGCCATCCGGCGGACTGGTACCCCGACGGCAAGAGCGTGGCGGCTGATTACCCCGGGTGCGCGCTGCAGGTGAGCAAGCACCGCTACCCCGGTGGCAGCGCGCGCACCTTCGCCCGCGGCGATTGCCCGCGCGCAGGGGCCGTGCAGGGGCCGGCGCAGGTGTTCCTGGCCGGCGATTCGCATGCCATGGCCTACCGCGAGCTGCTGCAGCGGCTGGCGCTGGAGACCGGTTCGACGGTGTCGCTGTACGGCCGCGGTGGCTGCCCGCAGATCAGCCTGCAGCAGTGGCGGGGTGCCGGTGCGGGCTGTGCCGAGCATGATGCGGCCGTGCGCGCGGACATCGCCGCGCGTGCGCAGCCGGGTGATGTGGTGGTGCTGGTGTCGCTGCGGGTACCGCGCCTGTCCGACCAGTACGTGCTGTTCGACGCGCAGGCGCAGTTGGCGGGCGAGCGCAGTGCGCAGGCCGCCGCCGGCCGCAACGCCGAGGTGGCCGAGGCCATTGCGCAGTGGCTGCCGCTGGCCCAGCGCGGCGTGCGTATCGTGATCGAAGCGCCCAAGCCGGTGCTGCCGGCACCGCCGTACCGGTGTTCCGACCGCTTCAATGCAGGCAATGCCGTCTGCCGCAACGGGCTGGATATTGCGCGGGCGGACATGGAAGCGCTGCGCGCACCGATGCTGGGCAGTCTGCAGCAGGTGGTCGATGGCCTGCCAGGCGCAGTGCTGTGGGATCCCTTGCCCGACCTCTGCACGGCTACGACGTGCGCGGCGCAGCGTGATGGCCGACCGTTGTTCTTCGACGGCGACCATCTGAGCGGTCATGGCAACCGCGTGCTGCTGCCGTCCCTGCAGCGGGTGCTGCAGCCCTAG
- a CDS encoding DUF2058 family protein, which translates to MSDTLRDQLMGLGFKPAPKPERKNDAPRRDGRPQGKGGNGNGKPQGAGKGEHKPGERRGGHGHAGAGKPGQSRGPGAQGPRKPRSAEEMDLAKAYAIRAQKEKQERIESERLKQEEARVRREAKAKLEELLKDKSLNAEAADIARHFPYGGKIKRIYVTPEQLTALNAGELGVVQLNGRYLLVTAEVLAQSEAVFAASVALKVDPNAPAEEDPYADPQYQVPDDLVW; encoded by the coding sequence ATGAGCGATACCCTCCGCGACCAGCTGATGGGCCTGGGCTTCAAGCCGGCGCCCAAGCCCGAGCGCAAGAACGATGCCCCCCGCCGTGATGGCCGCCCGCAGGGCAAGGGCGGCAATGGCAATGGAAAGCCGCAGGGCGCAGGCAAGGGCGAGCACAAGCCCGGTGAGCGCCGTGGTGGCCACGGCCACGCTGGCGCAGGCAAGCCCGGGCAGTCCCGTGGGCCGGGCGCGCAGGGCCCGCGCAAGCCGCGTTCTGCCGAGGAAATGGACCTGGCCAAGGCCTATGCCATCCGCGCGCAGAAAGAAAAGCAGGAACGCATTGAAAGCGAACGCCTGAAGCAGGAAGAAGCGCGCGTGCGCCGCGAGGCCAAGGCCAAGCTGGAAGAGCTGCTGAAGGACAAGAGCCTGAATGCCGAGGCGGCCGACATCGCCCGCCATTTCCCGTATGGCGGCAAGATCAAGCGCATCTACGTCACCCCCGAACAGCTGACCGCGCTCAATGCCGGTGAACTGGGCGTGGTCCAGCTCAATGGCCGCTACCTGCTGGTGACCGCCGAAGTGCTGGCGCAGTCCGAGGCGGTGTTCGCCGCGTCGGTGGCGCTGAAGGTCGACCCGAACGCGCCGGCCGAGGAAGACCCGTACGCCGATCCGCAGTACCAGGTGCCCGACGACCTGGTCTGGTAA
- a CDS encoding SlyX family protein, with translation MSELPTEREQALEARLVELEMRVSFQEHALAELSDALADARMQGTRNADVLRVLLEDLGKVRNALNSSDPASEPPPPHY, from the coding sequence ATGTCTGAGCTGCCCACCGAACGCGAACAGGCGCTGGAAGCGCGCCTGGTCGAACTGGAAATGCGCGTGTCCTTCCAGGAACACGCGCTGGCCGAACTGAGCGATGCACTGGCCGACGCCCGCATGCAGGGCACGCGCAACGCCGATGTGCTGCGCGTGCTGCTGGAAGACCTGGGCAAGGTGCGCAACGCACTGAATTCTTCTGATCCGGCGAGCGAACCGCCGCCGCCGCACTACTGA